The nucleotide window CGCCGTTGTCCCTGCACCAGGCTTGGGCTTCTTCTGTAGACACTTGACGTTCACTTATGTCGATCTTGTTGCCTAAAATCACGAAAGGAAAGCTTTCGGGCTCTTTCACATCTGCGTAATATATGAACTCTTTCTTCCAGTTACTCAAGTTCTGGAAGCTCTGGGAATCATCGACACTGAAAGTGAGCAGGCAACAGTCAGAACCTCTGTAAAACGGCGTCCTCAGGCTTCTGAATCGCTCTTGACCGGCTGTGTCCCAAATCTGCATAGTAACAAAATGTCCGTCCACCtccaaatctttatttaaaaattccacacCTATTGTATGGAAGAGCTGGGTATCAAACTTATTGGTCACATATCTGTTCATTAGAGAGCTCTTCCCAACTCCACCATCTCCAagaagaattactttaaaaagcgAAGATTTTCCTGCCATTATTAATCTCAAGGTTTTGACTTTAGAACCCTGTAAAATAAAAAGGTACCATTACATTCCTTTCGACCTGTACATTTCTCTACATGATTCTATGAATATCAGTGCATAAGGGAAATAAAACGCCGAGTCCCCCTTCCTTTCTGTACAGAAAATACCTAACAGCGAGAGCTGTCATAGCCTGAGCACTCCACCACATACCAGATGCGGCCCTACTGTTGCTCCGAAGACAGCCACCAAGAGCTCACTCTTCCCCTCCTCGGGTCACAGCGGACAGAGGCAGACACGCAAGGCCAAGTCTCATCCAAAGACCTTGCTCTCAACCATCACTCTCTGCTCACAGTAAGCCCCACCACCATCTGTTAGAGATGCAGGAGGAGACCAAAGTAGGCAGGTATTTGTAACAACTTCAAACAGCCCTTTGGTGACACAGTGACAGTTTTACTGATGGCTTTCATTTTGCGCCAAGGGTTTTCTCTATgacctcccctttctctctcgcAACACTATCACCATAGGCACTGGTAACCAGGAAACCAGAGACAGAAGCTGACTGATCTGGCTGTGAACAAAAATAAGCCAATGACTGAGTGAATGGACTCCATTCTCTTCCTTAGGAACACTATTTGGACTTGGCTGAAATTAACATCAGCAGCAATGGAAATTTTTAGCTGAGTATCATAATCTAGCACATTCTGCCCACAAGATTCATTTGGGCAGCTGCAACTCTTAATAAATTCGAACCTGGGCTGTCACTTGTGTGTTTCCAGAGGGAATgagataaaccttaaaaaaaatgtggtactctaggggcacctgggtggctcagtcagttaagcgtctgccttcggctcaggtcatgatcccagggtcctgggatcgagccccgcatcaggctccacactcagtggggaaccgGCTTCTCCCCCTCTTCTGCCActacccccagcttgtgctctctgtcaaataactaaataaaaccttaaaaaaaaatgcagtcctCTACGTCCTCTTTTGGGGAAGCCATGGGGCAGGATTAAACATTTCCCTTTACCACAGGCACCAGCCTATGTGGGGTAGAATTTCAGATGCCCATTTACAgatggctactttttttttttttaagattttatttatttatttgacagacggagatcacaagcaggcagagaggcaggcggagagagagagggaaacaggctccccaatgagcagagagcccgatgcaggattcaatcccaggaccctgggatcacgacccgagctaaagagagaggcttaacccactgagccacacaggtgcccgtttttttgtttttttaaagattttatttatttatttaccagagagtttgagagaagagggggcagagagcatgtgagtacaagcaggggcagcagcagcgggagaaagtaggctccttgctgagcagggagcctgatgtaggactcatcccaggactctgggatcacgacccaaggcaaaggcacttaaccaactgagccacccaggcaacccccagatggctacttttattttttttttttttaaagattttatttatttgacagagatcacaaggaggcagagaggcaggcagagagaggaggaagcaggctccctgctgagcagagagcctgatgtggggctcgatcccagggccctgggatcatgacctaagccaaaggcagaggctttaacccactgagccacccaggcgcagaTGGCTACTTTTAAGTGCAAACAGGAGCACTGTTCCTATTTAAGACTTCtgtttttagggacacctgggtggctcagtgggttaagctgctgccttcggctcaggtcatgatcccggggtcctgggatcgagtcccgcatcgggctccttgctcggcggggagcctgcctctctctacgcctctctctccacctctgcctgcctagAGGCAGGCTTgcgagctttctctctctctttctgacaaataaataaaatcttaaaaaaaaaaaaaaaggcttctgtttttattctttattatggaaaatttcaaacatacacaaaatttcTGAATAATGAGAATAATACAATGAAACCCCCCATGGATCCCCAACCTAGTTTCACCAATTATTAGCTTATGGCAAATCCTATTTCTTCcataactccccattctccccagTTATTCTGAATcaaattatatcatttaatctgtaaatatttcactATTAGATggcttttaaatacattaaaatttgtaAAAGGAGACAACCTTTGGAGTAGCACTAATAAATTTTCTGTAATGACGGAAATGTCCTCcatctgcactgtccaatatggcagccactaaCCACATGTGACTACTGAGCATCTGACATGTGGCTGGAGGcaatgaggaactgaattttaaattttatttaagtgtaACTAATTTGAATAGCCACATTTAAAGAGGCAACAGCTGTAGTGGCCAGCACAGTTCTAGAGCAAAAATGGTAATGAACTTTAACATGAAAGTGGATATATTATGACTCCCTCAATGGGAAGGTAATGAGACATGAAAAATCACTGTTACACTGACTAGGATGGATTTGGAAATTCACTGCAGTAAACGTTATCTGGCTATATCTTGGTTATATCCAAATGTGACCCAGTATAATGGAATTAAATACTCCCTGTAATGTGTAAGAATTCTGCATTTCCAACTACATGCTACACTATTCTGGTAAAACCTGTAGAACTTGCCTGTAACTCTTATTGGCTCTTTTAAATTACTACTGCTATAATTACTACTATAATTGATACAATTTAAATTGGCCAACAAAACTGTGAGGCAATCAAAGTACTTACCTCTTGGAGACTTTTCTGACTTCATGGGATTGCTCTGCTCAATGCCCAAACTAAATTCATGTcagagaggaaactgaaacaATCCCAAACCCCTTAATCTCTTGACATAGGTAACAACTTGATAAATCTGTTCCTTTAACTTTGCAATCTTGCTTAAACAATTTCAATTCAtacccaaaaaaaaagaataacaaaaccaaaaatgcacGCCAGCTATTATGACATGGGGAAAAAGCACTGGTTTAAGGCCTTATCCCTAATGCTCTTCACTGTTTCTCCAGAAATTTAGATCTAAGTCCAACTTCTAAGACAAGACACCTTAGCCCTACTCCCCATTTCTGACTTCAGTCATTTGGAAATACACAGTCAGATGGGACTGAAATTCAGTTCTACTTGCTCAGCTCTCACACTCTCCCTGGCCTTGGCCCTGGCacatgctgcttcctctgctggtGATCCtaccccacccacctcacctAACAACGAACTGCTGAGCCCTCGGACCTACTCAGCATGGTCATCACCAACACCAGGAAccttccccagcagcccccatCCCACGGTTGTTCCTTTCACAACACAACAGTTCCATTATGTGTTCTAAGGATGTAAGAGATGTGCGTGATTCTAGTGTATCATTAATTCCAGTATTTGAGTAAGCTCTAACTACCTGACCAGACACAAAATTTTACTGCACAGCACTGAATTGTTAGTATCTTCACAAATTACAAACCAGATTATGCAATCTAGTAACCTCCACCCAGGTGACTAGCTGCATATATCTACCAAATTAAGTCTCAGACATTCCttgagatttttcatttataattttatcaggATACTTTGacacagttcttttcttttttcgtAATAATGTGGGACTTCCTAGTTGGTGCCATTGTGCTAATTAAACAAATCTGGGGTACTCCAGATCCATGCGCCAGGAAGTGGGATATGATTTTTTACAATTCCCATCTATAATGTGGGGCCTCACAGATACCCTATTTGCAAGGATGCTGGCATTTGCTAAAACAGTATATATACAAACATTTCTCTGATTCTTACTGTAGAGttgtatataaacatacatgGTGATACAGATAAGTATATAAACCATCTTATTTTCCACTGAATCCAACACAAGCTAGCTTCAGGCAATCTATACATTAACATAACCATAACTGGCTTAGAGACATTAAAAAtactccctttttcttttctaaaaacagTAAAATCCTTTCAAACTTCAGTataagatgaatgaataaaggtaTCCCGTTATTTTCAAAACTTACCTTAAAATATAATGTGAAGTCTTTTATACTCCACAGTTCGGAATGATTGCCCATGGGCAATAATGAAAATCCTCACCAAGGTTAAAACATGACTTTAACAATTCAGCTAAATTTGATGAAGATTTCTGAATAAGAAAAGCATTATTACATAAGTCATAAATGTTACCTTAATTGTTCAGTTCAAGCAGCATCATtatctgcaaagaaaaaattagaaagctcACCTTAGCAATggacttttaatttgttttatagttttaagagttaaaaacaaaaattaaaatgtgaataaatatgACTTGTATTAGCAcccaaattcttaatttaaaaggaaaaccagaaaaaataaataaaaataaaaggaaaaccacaCCTGAAAGCTGTCCATGACCTTTCTCAGCCCCCCCCAAAAATCCTAGAATCAAATACTACacacttttttaaaggtttttatttatttatttgtcagagagagaaaaagtgtgtgtgtgcagccacacaagcaagggaagcaagtgaGCCCCCGAGGTGCCCCCAAATACCACAcgttaatcattattttttcaagaagGTTTTTGCCTGCTCACCCTTCTAAGTTTCACACTCAGACAAAGGTAAAATTTTTTaggataaaatgtaaaatatgggggcgcctgggtggctcagtcagttaagcctttgccttcggctcaggtcatgatctcaggccctgggattgagccccgtgttgggttccctgctcaggggggagcctgcttcttcctttccctctgctacctgtgctctcaaataataaaaattttttagaaatgtaaaatgtcagTCCTCAAAATTTGCCCAAGTTTTGAATGGCTTAGAATAATCCTATTCCAAAGAATTAGACAAAGCTaacacaaacaagaaaaagtagAGTCACGAGAGGGAGGGGCACCAACGCAACAAAGGAAAAGCGGGGCTGAAGCTACGGCGACACTGTGTGGGGAAGCTGCTGGGCAGCTAAGGCAGACGTGAAAACTTTCTTGTGACAGAACAGCAAGCCACTATCAGAAAGGAGGAGGGTTCTTGGTACCAAAGGCCAAGAGCACACACCCCTGGGCAAGCTACCTGACATCCTACCTCCTGGGGCTGTTGGGAAGATTCACTAGGTCATGGACAATAGGTAAAAGCGTTTCACCACAATGCCAAGTTCATTGCAGGAGCGCAGGAAGTTTCTGTGGAATGAATACATGAAGTCTTTACTGGTGGTTTCAAGGAAAAGTTTCTTTCATGACCATTTCTTAAGTCAAATTTCAGTAAGGGTCCTGGGCAGAACAGAGAAGAGGATTATGCAGGCGGACGTGAAGAAGCCGAAGGATCCTCGCCATGGAGATCGAATCAACCGGAAGGTTTCTGAGTGACAGATTATGCCGGAAGCTGGGCTACAGCACTAGCCTCTCTTAGTCTAAACCAAAGGTTTTACCCCCGACACAGACCTTTTTTAAGCAAAGGGCATTTTTGTGAAACTTACATACAGCAGCCCTTAACTTATAAATTCAATCAAGGAATAAATGAGACTCTTCAGAATTTTGACATTTGACTTTAAAGATGAAACAGCAACAGTAACAACAGCCGTAACAGTGACACTGACTAAACCCTGTAAGCCCTTACTCTGCTTCACTGTATCCACTCCTCTCAAGTGTCTCCCTATCCTCACACTGCAGATGAGCCTGACTCGGTCGGGTCCACTGCCTTGCCCGAGGTCATACAGCTAGGAAAAGATGGAGACAGGGAGATCGCAAGGCGGCTGACTATTCCACAGCCTGCCATGTAAGCTACCAGACTCAGTTGTCTTCGCATTTATTTCTGAGGGTTTTCCTGTTGGCTGCTGCAGGCAGAATGAAAACCAGTAGCTGTGATGCTAAGAGTCTTTCAACTGCTGACTTTATTTCAAGAACCACACAAGACGAGTTAACCTGACAGAACCAGTAGTGTTCAATCCACTGACAGGTACTATAAATAAAGCACATCTAACTGTGCctaaggttgttttgttttgtttttaagattttatttatttatttgagacagagagagagggagggagaagtagactccccaccgagtgcagagcccaacacggggttccatcccagcaccctggatcatgacctaaaccgaacgcaggcgcttaacccactaagccacccatgtgccccaagtcCTAAAGTTTTAACAGAATTTCaacagtttaaatttttttttttaagattttatttaggggcacctgggtggttcagtgggttaaagcctctgccttcagctcaggtcatgatcttggggtcctgggatcgagccccgcatcgggctctctgttcattggggagcctgctccccccctccgaaataaataaataaataaataatctttttaaaaaaaattttttttcacagagagaaagtgggggggagcgcacacacacaagcaagaaggaacagagggagtggGGCAGTAGACTCGATGCTGACTGTGGAGACaggcgtggggctcgatctcacaactctgagatcatcacctgaacggatatcgagagttggatgcttaactgactgaaccacccaggcgccccatacatgTTTTAAATGCAATGTGAATCAAATGTTGGCAGAACTCTGAAGCATCTCCCCAGAAGTCTGGAGTTccacaggggggtggggggtggggggtggaaagcAGTGTTTAAACAAGCgcttagtggggcacctgggtggctcagtgggttaaagcctctgccttcggctcgagtcatgatcccagggtcctgggaatggagccccgcatcgggctctctgctcagcggggagcctgcttcctccttgctctctctccctgcctctctgcctacttgtgatctctgcctacttgtgatctctgcctgtcaaataagtaaataaataaaatttaaaaaaaaaaacaaaaaacaaaaaacaagcgcTTAGTGAAGCCTCCTTTGTGCCACACCCACCCAGCCCCGGCGGGTGCAGCTTGCAGTTGGGAAAGCGACAATCTGCACACAACCCATGTGTGCTACACCCACGGCAAGACCGACCCATGAAAGGCACTTGATAGTGCAACTACGCACGCCCAACCAGAAACCAAACCACCTGAACAGCCCGGGGATTCTGCCCAGCATGTGCCTCGGTGAGTGAGAGAGGCAGCGCACGGCGCTCAGCCACACCCAGGCCCCACAGGGGAGCATTTCGCATGCGAATCCAGGCCTCGGGCACTTAATTTTCATACACTGCGGCCCTGTAACTCAGCCAGCTACTTCACCTGCTGCTCAGTTAAAAAGGTGGTAACTTCCACGGCCAGGGGAAACCGGGCTGTGTGCAAGTGTGTCCGTGAGAAACTACACACCAGCTCCCAGAGCGAGCTCTTCCAAAGCTCCGTCTCAAGGATCATTTTGCTGTCCCTGGAGAGCAGCCTCACCAAGGTCTGATTCCACCGTAGGGGGATCTGACCCCGGCTAACTGGGTCTGATCACAGGCTGAGCTCAGAAGCGCGAAGCTCGGCAACACGGGGAGGAGAAAACCCCCGAGCGAAGCAGAGGGAGCCACAGCCAGGAAGCGGCGGAGGCAGCCTGGCAGAGCAAGAGCGCAGCGCAGGCCTGAGCCCCgggagcccagagggaggagagCGCTGGCGCGCGGCCCGGAGGGCGCGGGACTGGAACACGCAGGGCCTGAGAGCCGCGGGAAGGACTTCGGCCCACACCCCCGCGACGAGGAGAGCCCCGAAACGGCTTCCGCGGCAGGCGACCTGCTCAGATGCGGAGTCGGGAAAGGTAACTGGCTGaagtgagggaaagaggaaggccTCAGGAAGAGCTTCAGCGGATGCCCGTAGGATTCCTTTCAACTACCAATGGCATCAGTGGGCTTTGGGATTGAAAATGGTGGCTTTTCTGACTTGTAGGGGATCCCGCAGTAAAATGTTCCCTCTGCGGCTTATACCTCacctccctctgatcctctgctCTTGCTCCCCTTCTAACTCCTGCTCACGCCTGCAGATGCAGCCAGACCTCACGTCCCACTGAAGTCCCTTCCCCCACATGCCTAATGCATCCTGAATATGCCTCTAGGTGCAGAGGTAGTAACAGTGACACTGGCATGCCTACTATgtctaataaaaatgaaacatgctggggcgcctgggtggctcagtgggttaaaacctctgccttcggctcaggtcatgatcccagggtcctgggatcgagccctgcatcaggctctctgctcagcggggagcctgcttcctcctctctctctccctgcctctctgcctacttgtgatctctgtctgtcaaataaataaataaaatcttaaaaaaaaaaaaagaaagaaagaaacatgctcagggcacctcgctggctcagtctgtggagcatgcaactcttgatcttggggctgtgagttcgagccccatgctgggtgtggagattacttagaaaaacaaaaaacaaaaaaaaattttttttttttttaaagaaacatgctCTCTAAAAGGATTTGTTTCGTGGAAACattataccatttaaaaatgcccatacttgggcgcctgggtggctcagtgggttaagccgctgccttcggctcaggtcatgatctcagggtcctgggatcgagtcccgtgtcgggctctctgctcagcggggagcctgcttccctctctctctctctctctctctctgcctgcctgtctacttgtgatctctctctgtcaaataaataaataaaatctttaaaaaaaaatgcccatacTTTTCCCCAAGTTATCAATTTTCTAAACTATAGCAAAAAACTACATCCCCATACTATTCTAAAatcatctcaaaaagaaaaaaagaaaggaaggaaattttgcaaaaatgtaaactGTAGGGCAAATGCAAATGCCCTAAATGCCTAATTGGAGATGTTTTATACTCCCTGAGGAAACATGGAAACGTGGGACTGTAGAAATATACTGTTGCTGAGTGCTGAAACAGCACACAGACCACGATCATACCACATAAAACCTTACAGGTTTATATTAAAGTCTGcaagagggacacctggatggctcagtcagttgagagtcagactcttggttttcggctcaggtcatgatatcaagggCTGTGAGACTGaaacccatgtcaggctccaagctcagtggggagtctgcttgagatcctctctctctctgcccctcccacttgtgcactgcctctctcaaataaataaataaataaaatctttaaaaaaaagattttacctatctacttatttgagagagagagagcaagagagagagagcgcgtaagcccaggaccctgagatcacgacctgaaccaaagacagacacttaaccgactgagccacctaaatgctcctaaataaataaatctttttttttaaagatgttatttatttgaaagagagagcttaagcatggagaggggcagagagagaagcaggcaccccgccaagcagggagcccaatgaagggcctgatcccaggacccagagaccatgacctgagccaaaagcagtcgcccaacgactaaaccacccaggcaccctaaacaaataaatcttaaaaataaaaaacaagtaacccaatttaaaaatggacataaatggtcaacatcattagccagaagggaaatgtaaaccaaaactacaatgagatagaACTTCATACCTCtaggatggctagaatcaaaacagacagacaataaacaagtaccgatgaagatatggagaaactggaaccctcacacacagctagtggaaatgtaaaatggtgcaatgACAGTGGAAAATAGCCTGGTTCtgcaaaaagttaaatataaactttccatatgacccagcaattcctctCTTAGATATATACCTAAGCGAAATGAAAACATcctccacacaaaaacttgcacatgaatgttcacagcagcattattcataacagccaaaaaagtggaaaccacccaaatgtccatcaactgagtCATTAATAATATTACATGTGGCCTCCCATTTATATGtaatgttcagaataggcaaaccCATAGATAGGTAGTAGATTTGTGGTACCAGGAAATGGGTGGGGAAAGGTAAATGGGGAGTGATCGTTAATGGGTACAGGGATTCTTTTGTGGGGGTGATGataatattctggaattagatagtgggtgatggttacacaactctgtgaataacCACTGAACTGCATACATTAACAGGGTGAATCTTATGGTATGCGAGTTATAGCTAAAGAATGTAGGTGTGTATTTATAGACGCGCACACTCACACAAATATGTGTATGGTCTAAGAATTGTCAATTAAACCCTTATATTAGATTTATGTAAAGCCACAAATGACCTCCTTGTTGCTTCAGCAATGTCcttttgaataaataaacctGATACACACACAACAGATACCTCAGGATGGCAATCCATGGGCCGGCGCCAACACATGCTGTATACAGCACACTGGTCTATATGAGGAAACGGAGTAAGTAGGTCACtcttaggaaagaaaatgaactatGCTTTCAGCAGATATCtcaaaactgaagacaaaaagcACTGTATGTCAACCCTTCCCTTTTTACAACActatttttccaacttttctaTTGCGTACTTTAATCTTAATTATCGATAGTTTATTAGCAGTACCCTTTTCTCTGGTTTTCCCCAATCCCTTGCTGGTTTCCAAAGCCATTATACTACAGCAAACCAAGAGGGAGTCAGATCCAAGCAGAGAAAATTGAAATCTCTAACAGGAATGTTTGTAGGGATTAAAGGcagacattttttattgtttatagaTCCAACTGTCTCCACTCTTAACAGATAACTAGCcccatttatttcattattttcattatataaaggTTTTGGGCATGGCATTCAAAGGGCCATCCAACCTCAGTTACAAACTTGTCCCAATTGTATCACTACAACTCATAGTCCCACACCTATCATAGGAATTTACAGCTCAATCTTTGTTCAGGCCCTTATCTTGGACTGGGAGTTCCCTCCCAACTCCCAGCTGTTCAAAGGCCTAGTTAGATCACCTCATCCAGGAAGCTTGCCACGGCCACCCCCAGAAACTTAATCTTCCAATTTTCTTTGCTCTCATCATCACTTCCATCTGGTTACAGCTCTCACCCACTTGTCATTGTCAGTTGTGTATGTGTCTCTTTCCTAATTATGATGTCAACTCCCCAGGAGGGACACAACACACCTAATTCTATCCATTTGTCCTTTTTTGGTTCTGCAACATCTTGTACAACACTTTACACACAGTGAGGTATCAA belongs to Lutra lutra chromosome X, mLutLut1.2, whole genome shotgun sequence and includes:
- the RAB9A gene encoding ras-related protein Rab-9A, which codes for MAGKSSLFKVILLGDGGVGKSSLMNRYVTNKFDTQLFHTIGVEFLNKDLEVDGHFVTMQIWDTAGQERFRSLRTPFYRGSDCCLLTFSVDDSQSFQNLSNWKKEFIYYADVKEPESFPFVILGNKIDISERQVSTEEAQAWCRDNGDYPYFETSAKDATNVAAAFEEAVRRVLATEDRSDHLIQTDTVSLHRKPKPSSSCC